From the genome of Virgibacillus proomii, one region includes:
- the gcvT gene encoding glycine cleavage system aminomethyltransferase GcvT has protein sequence MSKLKRTPLFPIYAEHGAKTIDFGGWDLPVQFAGIKHEHEITRTKAGLFDVSHMGEIAVKGPKSLEFLQQMVTNDVGKLTPNRAQYTFMCYENGGTVDDFLIYMLDDNDYLLVVNAANTKKDYQWLVRHNQFSETQLTIEDISSKYAQLALQGPFAEEVLQALTDKELSTIRFFRFENNVNFTGIEETALVSRTGYTGEDGFEIYIPAASGIALWKTILQAGKDKGVEPVGLGARDTLRFEAGLPLYGQELSHTISPVESGLAFAVKTNKAVDFIGKKALQKQLAEGTTRKLIGLEMIDKGIPRTGYDVYYQEAHVGFITSGTQAPTLNKNLGLALVNTDYADIGTELTVQVRKRQLQAKVVETPFYKRKK, from the coding sequence ATGAGTAAATTAAAGCGGACACCTTTATTTCCCATTTATGCAGAACATGGAGCGAAAACGATTGATTTTGGTGGATGGGATCTTCCTGTACAATTCGCCGGTATTAAGCATGAACATGAAATAACAAGAACAAAGGCTGGGTTATTTGACGTTTCTCATATGGGGGAAATCGCTGTTAAAGGCCCGAAAAGTCTAGAATTTCTACAACAAATGGTAACGAATGATGTGGGAAAGTTAACGCCAAACCGTGCTCAATATACGTTTATGTGTTATGAGAATGGTGGAACTGTCGATGATTTTCTAATTTATATGCTTGATGATAATGATTATCTCCTTGTCGTCAATGCGGCTAACACAAAAAAAGATTATCAATGGCTAGTTCGTCATAATCAGTTTAGTGAGACTCAGTTAACTATTGAGGATATTTCCAGTAAATATGCGCAGCTTGCTTTACAAGGCCCTTTCGCTGAAGAAGTATTGCAAGCGTTAACAGATAAGGAATTATCAACTATTCGGTTTTTTCGCTTTGAAAATAATGTCAATTTCACTGGTATAGAGGAGACCGCACTTGTTTCACGAACGGGTTACACGGGTGAGGATGGATTTGAGATTTATATTCCAGCTGCTAGCGGAATAGCTTTATGGAAAACTATTTTACAAGCTGGTAAAGATAAGGGAGTAGAGCCAGTTGGGTTAGGGGCAAGAGATACATTGCGGTTTGAAGCAGGTCTGCCTTTATATGGTCAAGAGTTATCTCATACAATTAGCCCAGTAGAATCCGGTTTAGCCTTTGCAGTAAAAACGAATAAAGCAGTAGATTTCATTGGAAAAAAAGCATTGCAAAAACAGCTAGCAGAAGGTACAACCAGAAAACTTATCGGCTTAGAAATGATCGATAAAGGTATCCCGCGGACAGGATATGATGTCTATTATCAGGAAGCGCATGTTGGCTTTATTACTTCAGGAACGCAGGCACCAACGCTTAACAAAAATCTTGGTCTTGCTTTAGTGAATACAGACTATGCCGATATAGGTACTGAATTGACCGTGCAAGTTAGAAAACGGCAACTTCAAGCAAAAGTAGTCGAAACACCTTTTTATAAAAGAAAAAAATAG